The Achromobacter deleyi genome has a window encoding:
- the rpsB gene encoding 30S ribosomal protein S2, translating into MSLMREMLEAGVHFGHQTRYWNPKMAQYIFGHRNKIHIINLEKTVDKYQEATKFVKQLAARGGNILFVGTKRAARELVASEAARCGMPYVDARWLGGMLTNFKTVKTSVKRLKDMEVVVAEGGAERMIKKEGLLFQRELDKLNKSIGGIKDMNGLPDAMFVIDVGYHKIAIAEAKTLGIPVVAVVDTNHSPDGIDYVIPGNDDSAKAIALYAKGIADAVLEGREQNLNGQVEELGEGQEEFVEVQDNQA; encoded by the coding sequence ATGTCTTTGATGCGCGAAATGCTGGAAGCGGGTGTCCACTTTGGTCACCAGACCCGTTACTGGAACCCCAAGATGGCTCAGTACATCTTCGGTCACCGCAACAAGATTCACATCATCAACCTGGAAAAGACGGTTGATAAGTACCAGGAAGCCACCAAGTTCGTGAAGCAGCTGGCTGCTCGCGGCGGCAACATCCTGTTCGTTGGCACCAAGCGCGCTGCGCGTGAACTGGTTGCCTCCGAAGCCGCCCGTTGCGGCATGCCCTACGTCGACGCCCGCTGGCTCGGCGGCATGCTGACCAACTTCAAGACGGTCAAGACCTCGGTCAAGCGCCTGAAGGACATGGAAGTCGTCGTCGCCGAAGGCGGCGCCGAGCGCATGATCAAGAAGGAAGGCCTGCTGTTCCAACGCGAACTGGACAAGCTGAACAAGTCGATCGGCGGCATCAAGGACATGAACGGCTTGCCCGATGCCATGTTCGTGATCGACGTCGGCTACCACAAGATTGCCATCGCTGAAGCCAAGACGCTAGGCATCCCCGTGGTCGCCGTGGTTGACACCAACCACTCGCCCGACGGCATCGACTACGTCATCCCCGGCAACGACGACTCGGCCAAGGCCATCGCGCTGTACGCCAAGGGCATCGCCGACGCCGTGCTGGAAGGCCGCGAACAGAATCTGAACGGTCAGGTCGAAGAGCTGGGCGAAGGTCAGGAAGAGTTCGTCGAAGTGCAGGACAACCAGGCCTAA
- the map gene encoding type I methionyl aminopeptidase, translated as MGTITNPADLAKMRAACQDAAKVLDFITPHIKPGVTTGELDRLCLEYLTDELKVKSATVGYAPPGYPPFPGAICTSVNHQVCHGIPGDKVLKNGDSLNIDVTIIKDGWFGDTSRMYAVGEQSILSRRLTDITFECMWKGIQQVKNGATLGDVGNAIQKHAESNGFSVVREFCGHGIGQRFHEDPQVLHYGKPGSGVKLVTGMLFTIEPMINAGRREIRQLSDGWTVVTRDHSLSAQWEHAVCVTETGYEVLTLSPGMPKPPAFITEPIVIPAV; from the coding sequence ATGGGCACAATTACCAATCCGGCCGACCTGGCCAAGATGCGCGCCGCCTGTCAGGACGCCGCCAAAGTTCTGGACTTCATTACCCCCCACATCAAGCCGGGCGTAACCACCGGAGAGCTGGACCGACTCTGCCTGGAGTACCTGACCGACGAACTCAAGGTGAAGTCCGCCACGGTGGGCTACGCGCCGCCTGGCTACCCGCCCTTCCCCGGCGCCATCTGCACCTCCGTGAACCACCAGGTCTGCCACGGCATCCCCGGCGACAAGGTGCTGAAAAACGGGGACTCATTGAACATCGACGTCACCATCATCAAGGACGGCTGGTTCGGCGACACCAGCCGCATGTATGCGGTGGGCGAGCAATCCATCCTGTCGCGCCGCCTGACGGACATCACCTTCGAGTGCATGTGGAAGGGCATCCAGCAGGTGAAGAACGGCGCAACCCTGGGCGACGTGGGCAACGCGATCCAGAAGCACGCCGAATCCAACGGCTTCTCGGTGGTGCGCGAGTTCTGCGGCCACGGCATCGGCCAGCGCTTCCACGAAGACCCGCAGGTGCTGCATTATGGCAAGCCAGGCTCTGGCGTGAAATTGGTGACGGGCATGCTGTTCACCATTGAACCCATGATCAACGCCGGCCGCCGCGAAATCCGCCAGTTGTCCGATGGCTGGACGGTTGTCACGCGCGACCACAGCCTGTCGGCGCAATGGGAGCATGCTGTATGTGTAACCGAAACCGGTTACGAAGTACTGACCCTGTCCCCCGGCATGCCCAAACCGCCGGCATTCATCACCGAACCCATCGTCATCCCCGCCGTCTGA
- a CDS encoding [protein-PII] uridylyltransferase, whose amino-acid sequence MTAEILATLRERIQQSRRAVVAQFREHERPDTLLSELRRVVDAALRDLVKHYPLPVGATLAAVGGYGRGELYPHSDVDLLILLPHAPTAEDETAIEQLVASLWDLGLEPGHSVRTIEDCEREADADITVETALLESRWLAGSRVLMRKFDAATKSRLDPRAFFLAKRVEMQQRHARYHDTPYALEPNCKESPGGLRDLQVILWMARAAGFGNSWRSVAQAGLLTSSEARDLRKAEQAFKRLRIELHLLSNRREDRVLFDLQPALAEVYGIHATATRRGSELLMQRYYWAARLVTQLNGILVQNIEERLFPRPDSDARDIDDDFRNLRDRLDIIRDDGFERNPTLLLRAFLTMQQHPELTGMSARTLRAIWHSRHRIDAQFRRNPVNRKLFLQILQQPRGIVHELRRMTMLNILPRYLPVFRRIVGQMQHDLFHAYTVDQHTLAVVRNLRRFTMPEHAQEYPLASQLIAGLDRHWLLYVAALFHDIAKGRGGDHSELGAREVRKFAQDHGMDPEDAKLVEFLVRQHLLMSAVAQKRDLSDPAVVQDFAATVKDERHLTALYLLTVADIRGTSPKVWNAWKGKLLEDLYKLTLAALGGAHADAHTVLTERKEEAARLTRLAGLRDDAREAFWNQLDVAYFLRHDASDIAWHTRHLYHQVAPAQAVVKARPTEHGEGLQIMVYTRDAPDLFVAICGYFDAKSLSIQDARIHTTRHGWALDSFIVLLPEGASDLRAQATLVEHELAERLKDPHAAAQAQPSRGGYYGRGRQSRVSRVFPVMPQAELQPDERSTSWRLSVTATDRPGLLHALARVFARHEVNLLMAKIMTLGDRVEDVFIVDGSALARPRSQMQFERDILDALAGEDARQHAA is encoded by the coding sequence ATGACCGCCGAAATCCTCGCCACGCTGCGTGAACGCATCCAGCAATCCCGGCGGGCCGTGGTGGCCCAGTTCCGGGAACACGAACGCCCGGACACCCTGCTGTCCGAGCTGCGGCGCGTCGTCGACGCCGCCCTGCGGGACCTCGTCAAGCACTATCCGCTGCCGGTTGGCGCCACGCTGGCGGCCGTGGGCGGTTATGGCCGCGGCGAACTCTACCCCCATTCCGACGTCGACCTGCTGATCCTGCTGCCGCACGCCCCCACGGCCGAAGACGAAACCGCCATCGAGCAGCTGGTGGCCTCGCTCTGGGACCTCGGGCTGGAGCCCGGCCACAGCGTGCGCACCATCGAGGATTGCGAGCGCGAGGCCGACGCCGACATCACGGTCGAAACCGCGCTGCTGGAATCGCGCTGGCTGGCCGGCAGCCGCGTGCTGATGAGAAAGTTCGACGCCGCGACCAAGTCCCGACTGGACCCGCGCGCCTTCTTCCTCGCCAAGCGCGTGGAAATGCAGCAGCGCCATGCGCGCTACCACGACACGCCCTACGCGCTGGAGCCGAACTGCAAGGAATCGCCGGGCGGCCTGCGCGACCTGCAGGTCATCCTGTGGATGGCGCGGGCGGCGGGCTTTGGCAACAGCTGGCGTTCGGTGGCGCAAGCCGGACTGCTGACGTCCTCCGAAGCGCGCGACCTGCGCAAGGCTGAACAAGCCTTCAAGCGGCTGCGCATCGAACTGCACCTGCTGTCGAACCGGCGCGAGGACCGCGTGCTGTTCGACCTCCAACCCGCGCTGGCCGAGGTCTACGGCATCCATGCCACCGCCACGCGGCGCGGCAGCGAATTGCTGATGCAGCGCTACTACTGGGCGGCGCGGCTGGTTACGCAGCTCAACGGCATCCTGGTGCAGAACATCGAGGAACGGCTGTTTCCGCGCCCGGACAGCGACGCGCGCGATATCGACGACGACTTCCGCAACCTGCGTGACCGCCTGGACATCATTCGGGACGACGGTTTCGAACGCAACCCCACCCTGCTGCTGCGAGCCTTCCTGACGATGCAGCAACACCCGGAACTGACCGGCATGTCGGCCCGCACGCTGCGCGCCATCTGGCATTCCCGCCACCGCATCGATGCGCAGTTCCGTCGCAATCCGGTCAACCGCAAGCTGTTCCTGCAGATCCTGCAGCAACCCCGGGGCATCGTCCACGAGTTGCGGCGCATGACCATGCTGAACATCCTGCCGCGCTATCTGCCGGTGTTCCGCCGGATCGTGGGCCAGATGCAGCACGACCTGTTCCATGCCTACACGGTGGACCAGCACACCCTGGCAGTGGTGCGCAACCTGCGCCGCTTCACCATGCCGGAACACGCCCAGGAATATCCGCTGGCCAGCCAGCTGATCGCAGGCCTGGACCGGCATTGGCTGCTGTATGTGGCGGCGTTGTTCCATGACATCGCCAAGGGCCGCGGCGGCGATCACTCCGAACTGGGCGCGCGCGAAGTGCGCAAGTTCGCGCAGGACCACGGCATGGACCCGGAAGATGCCAAGCTGGTGGAATTCCTGGTGCGCCAGCACCTGCTGATGTCGGCCGTGGCGCAAAAGCGTGACCTGTCCGACCCGGCCGTCGTGCAGGATTTCGCCGCCACCGTGAAGGATGAGCGCCACCTGACCGCGCTCTACCTGCTGACGGTCGCCGATATTCGCGGCACCAGCCCCAAGGTCTGGAATGCCTGGAAGGGCAAGCTGCTGGAAGACCTGTACAAGCTAACCCTGGCCGCGCTGGGCGGCGCCCACGCCGACGCCCACACCGTGCTGACCGAACGCAAGGAAGAGGCCGCGCGCCTGACCCGCCTGGCAGGCCTGCGCGACGATGCCCGCGAAGCCTTCTGGAACCAGCTGGACGTTGCCTACTTCTTGCGCCACGACGCCTCCGACATTGCGTGGCATACGCGCCACCTGTATCACCAGGTCGCGCCAGCCCAGGCCGTGGTCAAGGCCCGCCCCACCGAACACGGGGAAGGCCTGCAGATCATGGTCTACACCCGGGATGCGCCCGACCTGTTCGTCGCGATCTGCGGTTACTTCGATGCCAAGTCGCTATCCATTCAGGATGCGCGCATCCACACCACGCGCCACGGCTGGGCGCTGGACAGCTTCATCGTGCTGCTGCCGGAGGGCGCAAGCGACCTGCGGGCCCAGGCCACGCTGGTCGAGCATGAACTGGCCGAACGCCTGAAGGATCCGCACGCGGCCGCCCAGGCGCAGCCCAGCCGCGGCGGCTACTACGGCCGCGGCCGCCAGTCGCGCGTATCGCGAGTGTTCCCCGTCATGCCCCAGGCCGAACTGCAGCCCGACGAACGCAGCACCTCATGGCGCCTGTCCGTGACCGCCACCGACCGGCCCGGCCTGCTGCACGCGCTGGCCCGCGTATTCGCCCGCCACGAAGTCAACCTGCTCATGGCCAAGATCATGACACTGGGCGACCGGGTGGAAGACGTGTTCATCGTGGACGGATCCGCGCTGGCGCGCCCCCGCAGCCAGATGCAGTTCGAACGCGACATCCTGGACGCGCTCGCGGGCGAGGACGCCCGGCAGCACGCCGCCTGA
- a CDS encoding MarC family protein, which translates to MQLNDYLRVFGGSFFFALATLLPFLNPPAIAPIFLSLTEGASSATRVVLAKRVAINVCLMLVVAMVAGNVLLSFFGISLSIVRVGGGMLVIASAWRLVNSPDADTERVARMAESFTPEMAKARAFYPLTFPISCGPGSIAAAITVGVSLRDQNHVLSLVRLGGSIPGIIVVSLTLYVCLRFAAQMLHRLGDNGTAVFMRLSAFIMLCLGVQIFWEGARELLLGVLTQVMQPIPIPKA; encoded by the coding sequence ATGCAGCTAAATGACTATCTGCGCGTTTTCGGTGGCAGCTTCTTCTTCGCGCTGGCCACGCTTCTGCCCTTCCTGAACCCGCCTGCCATCGCGCCGATCTTCCTGTCACTGACGGAAGGCGCGTCGTCCGCCACCCGCGTGGTGCTGGCCAAGCGGGTGGCGATCAACGTATGCCTGATGCTGGTCGTGGCCATGGTGGCCGGCAACGTGCTCTTGAGCTTCTTCGGCATCTCGCTGTCCATCGTGCGGGTGGGCGGCGGCATGCTGGTGATCGCCAGCGCCTGGCGCCTGGTGAACTCGCCGGACGCGGACACCGAACGCGTGGCGCGGATGGCCGAATCGTTCACGCCGGAAATGGCCAAGGCCCGGGCCTTCTATCCGCTGACCTTCCCCATCAGTTGCGGCCCCGGCTCCATCGCCGCGGCCATCACGGTGGGGGTCTCGCTGCGCGACCAGAATCATGTGCTCAGCCTGGTACGGCTGGGCGGCTCCATCCCCGGCATCATCGTCGTATCCCTGACGCTGTATGTCTGCCTGCGCTTTGCCGCGCAGATGCTGCATCGCCTGGGCGACAACGGCACTGCCGTGTTCATGCGGCTGTCGGCCTTCATCATGCTCTGCCTGGGCGTGCAGATCTTCTGGGAAGGCGCGCGCGAACTGCTGCTGGGCGTGCTGACCCAAGTGATGCAACCAATTCCGATTCCGAAGGCCTAA
- a CDS encoding disulfide bond formation protein B, producing MNSRSERLLRLIALFCFGAVGLALFSQHVFDMPPCAWCVMQRLIYLVIGVIALIGGFGGGRALTRICGALTALLSLSGIAAAWYQYSVAANMLSCDQTFADRFMTGIGLESAVPWLFGIFATCMDAKVPVLGIEYALWSLTLFVILFFMALPVVFRRGRA from the coding sequence ATGAACTCTCGCTCAGAACGCCTGCTTCGCCTGATCGCCCTCTTCTGCTTTGGCGCCGTGGGCCTGGCCCTTTTCTCCCAGCACGTCTTCGACATGCCGCCCTGCGCCTGGTGCGTCATGCAGCGCCTGATCTATCTGGTGATCGGCGTCATCGCCCTGATCGGCGGCTTTGGCGGCGGGCGCGCGCTGACCCGGATCTGCGGCGCCCTGACCGCGCTGCTGTCCCTGTCCGGCATCGCTGCCGCCTGGTACCAGTACAGCGTGGCGGCCAATATGCTGTCTTGCGACCAGACCTTCGCCGACCGCTTCATGACCGGCATCGGCCTGGAGAGCGCGGTGCCCTGGCTGTTCGGCATCTTCGCCACCTGCATGGACGCCAAGGTGCCGGTGCTGGGCATCGAGTACGCCCTGTGGAGCCTGACGCTCTTCGTGATCCTGTTCTTCATGGCGCTGCCCGTCGTATTCCGGCGCGGCCGCGCCTGA
- a CDS encoding M48 metallopeptidase family protein: MQTLKYLTGYPEPLLAQTQKLLDQGKLGAALLSRYPGGAHGVRTDKALYQYVTELKNTYMRNGDLINKVAFDSKIHVIQHALGQHTYISRVQGGKLKAKHEIRVATLFKTVPAEFLKMITVHELAHLKEKDHNKAFYNMCLRMEPHYHQYEFDLRLYLTHLEATREGLWDPQAP, from the coding sequence GTGCAAACCCTGAAGTACCTGACCGGCTACCCGGAACCCCTGCTGGCGCAGACCCAGAAACTGCTGGACCAAGGCAAGCTTGGCGCGGCGCTCCTGTCCAGGTATCCGGGCGGGGCGCATGGCGTGCGCACGGACAAGGCGCTCTACCAGTACGTGACGGAGCTGAAGAACACCTACATGCGCAACGGCGACCTGATCAACAAGGTGGCCTTCGACAGCAAGATCCACGTGATCCAGCACGCGCTGGGCCAGCACACGTATATCTCGCGCGTGCAGGGAGGCAAACTGAAGGCCAAGCACGAGATCCGCGTGGCGACGCTGTTCAAGACCGTGCCCGCGGAATTCCTGAAGATGATCACGGTGCATGAATTGGCCCACCTGAAGGAGAAGGACCACAACAAGGCCTTCTACAACATGTGCCTGCGCATGGAACCGCATTACCACCAGTACGAATTCGACCTGCGGCTGTACCTGACGCATCTGGAGGCGACGCGGGAGGGGCTGTGGGATCCCCAGGCGCCGTAG
- the purF gene encoding amidophosphoribosyltransferase, with product MCGIVGVIGRGPVNQLLYDSLLLLQHRGQDAAGIATSQGNQFNMYKAHGLVRDVFRTRNMRSLPGTSGVGQVRYPTAGSSASEEEAQPFYVNAPFGIMLSHNGNLTNWRELRESLYRVDRRHINTNSDSEVLLNVLAHELQSSANGVSLDDDAMFRAVSALHKRVRGAYAVVAQISGYGLLAFRDPNGIRPLCIGRQETEEGVEWMVASESVALEGSGFAFVRDVEPGEAVFIDLDGRFVARQCADNPQLVPCIFEYVYFARPDSMIDGVSVYDARLRMGEYLADKVARNMRLGDIDVVMPIPDSSRPAAMQLAARLNLDYREGLIKNRYVGRTFIMPGQAVRRKSVRQKLNAIGMEFKGKNVLLVDDSIVRGTTSREIVDMARAAGANKVYFASAAPPVRFPNVYGIDMPTQSELIATGRTDEEIARAIGADSLIYQDLHDMQQSVRDLNPKLSRFEASCFDGQYITGDITPEYLARLGQSRSEPGQDEGAGGLRFNMGYAASDA from the coding sequence ATGTGTGGAATCGTAGGGGTCATCGGGCGCGGGCCGGTCAACCAGCTGCTCTATGACAGCTTGCTGCTGTTGCAGCATCGCGGGCAGGACGCCGCGGGCATCGCGACGTCGCAAGGCAACCAATTCAATATGTACAAGGCGCACGGCCTGGTGCGCGACGTCTTCCGCACGCGCAACATGCGCTCGCTGCCTGGTACGTCCGGCGTCGGCCAGGTCCGCTATCCCACCGCGGGCTCCAGCGCCAGCGAGGAAGAGGCCCAGCCGTTCTACGTCAACGCGCCGTTCGGCATCATGTTGTCCCACAACGGCAACCTGACCAACTGGCGTGAACTGCGCGAATCGCTCTACCGTGTCGATCGCCGCCACATCAACACAAATTCCGATTCGGAAGTGCTGCTGAACGTGCTGGCGCATGAGCTGCAATCGTCGGCCAATGGCGTGTCGCTCGACGACGACGCCATGTTCCGCGCGGTGTCGGCCCTGCACAAGCGCGTGCGCGGCGCCTACGCCGTCGTGGCCCAGATTTCCGGCTATGGCCTGCTCGCCTTCCGCGATCCCAACGGCATCCGTCCGCTGTGCATCGGCCGCCAGGAAACCGAAGAGGGCGTGGAGTGGATGGTGGCCTCGGAATCCGTGGCCCTGGAAGGCAGCGGCTTTGCCTTCGTGCGCGACGTCGAGCCCGGCGAAGCGGTGTTCATCGACCTGGACGGCCGGTTCGTCGCCCGCCAGTGCGCCGACAATCCGCAGCTGGTGCCGTGCATTTTCGAGTACGTCTACTTTGCCCGCCCCGATTCGATGATCGACGGCGTGTCCGTGTACGACGCGCGCCTGCGCATGGGTGAATACCTGGCCGACAAGGTCGCGCGCAACATGCGCCTGGGCGACATCGATGTCGTCATGCCCATCCCGGATTCCTCGCGCCCGGCCGCCATGCAGCTGGCCGCCCGCCTGAACCTGGACTACCGCGAAGGGCTCATCAAGAACCGCTACGTGGGGCGCACGTTCATCATGCCGGGCCAGGCAGTGCGCCGCAAGTCCGTGCGCCAGAAGCTCAATGCCATCGGCATGGAGTTCAAGGGCAAGAACGTGCTGCTGGTCGACGACTCCATCGTGCGCGGCACCACCAGCCGCGAGATCGTGGACATGGCCCGCGCCGCGGGCGCCAACAAGGTGTACTTCGCCTCGGCCGCGCCTCCGGTCCGCTTCCCGAACGTGTACGGCATAGACATGCCGACGCAGAGCGAGCTGATCGCCACCGGTCGTACCGACGAGGAAATCGCCCGCGCGATCGGCGCCGACAGCCTGATCTACCAGGACCTGCACGACATGCAGCAATCGGTCCGGGACCTCAATCCCAAGCTGTCGCGCTTTGAAGCCTCGTGCTTTGACGGCCAGTACATCACCGGAGACATCACTCCCGAGTACCTGGCCCGCCTGGGCCAATCCCGCTCGGAGCCGGGCCAGGATGAGGGCGCGGGCGGCTTGCGGTTCAATATGGGCTACGCCGCCAGCGACGCCTGA
- a CDS encoding CvpA family protein, which translates to MTGFDFVVLAILAVSGVLGLVRGLLKEVLSLVAYLLAFVAAIWWGPTVYTWLEPYIETTLLRMGVSYAVVFIIVLLGVGLVNMTLAALIRSTGLSPADHGLGGMFGLARGLLIVLALVAAAGYTPLPEEPWWKDAMFSHSAIEAIKHIKTWLPPSLATWLPY; encoded by the coding sequence GTGACCGGTTTCGACTTCGTCGTGCTGGCCATCCTGGCGGTATCGGGTGTGCTGGGCCTGGTGCGCGGCCTGCTCAAAGAGGTGCTGTCGCTGGTCGCCTATCTGCTGGCCTTCGTGGCCGCGATATGGTGGGGTCCCACGGTCTATACGTGGCTGGAACCCTATATCGAAACGACGCTGCTGCGCATGGGAGTCTCATACGCCGTGGTGTTCATCATCGTGTTGCTCGGCGTGGGTTTGGTCAATATGACACTTGCCGCCTTGATCCGCAGCACCGGACTGAGCCCCGCCGATCACGGCCTGGGCGGAATGTTCGGGCTGGCCCGTGGTCTGCTGATTGTGCTGGCGCTGGTCGCCGCCGCAGGCTATACGCCGCTGCCGGAAGAGCCGTGGTGGAAGGACGCCATGTTTTCGCATTCGGCCATCGAGGCCATCAAACATATCAAGACGTGGTTGCCGCCATCCCTGGCGACGTGGCTGCCGTATTGA
- a CDS encoding SPOR domain-containing protein, whose protein sequence is MGFFKRKDPADQAQSSKRAAVPSEVQAAELRGRARRRLAGAVALVLAAVIVLPMVLDSQPVPVADNIPIKVPERNTPFQPQVAEPQVAVPATPTPGAAPTDPAAVPTPPAVTSTPPPVALAPTTPPAAQPATPPAAPPKPEAKPKPEAKPATPPKPDTRSDDGARALALLEGRSAPAAAPAPKPAASKGNFVLQIAAYTTAEDAQSRRGKLHQAGVTNAFVEQASVGGKQQYRLRVGPFPSREAAQAAQARLRTLGYDNGFIAAQ, encoded by the coding sequence ATGGGTTTTTTCAAACGCAAAGATCCTGCCGACCAGGCGCAGTCCTCCAAACGGGCTGCAGTGCCTAGCGAGGTCCAGGCTGCGGAGCTGCGCGGGCGCGCGCGGCGCAGGCTGGCAGGCGCCGTTGCATTGGTGCTGGCCGCCGTCATCGTTCTGCCCATGGTGCTGGACTCGCAGCCGGTGCCAGTCGCCGACAACATCCCCATCAAGGTGCCGGAACGCAATACGCCGTTCCAGCCCCAGGTCGCCGAACCTCAGGTCGCGGTGCCCGCGACGCCCACGCCGGGCGCCGCGCCGACCGACCCTGCCGCGGTCCCCACGCCGCCGGCCGTGACGTCCACGCCGCCGCCCGTGGCGCTGGCGCCGACCACGCCGCCCGCCGCCCAGCCGGCCACGCCGCCCGCGGCGCCGCCCAAGCCGGAAGCAAAGCCCAAGCCCGAGGCCAAGCCGGCCACGCCGCCCAAGCCGGACACGCGCTCCGATGACGGCGCGCGCGCCTTGGCGTTGCTGGAGGGGCGCTCCGCGCCCGCCGCCGCCCCGGCGCCCAAGCCGGCCGCCTCCAAAGGCAATTTCGTGCTGCAGATCGCCGCCTACACGACGGCGGAAGACGCCCAGTCGCGCCGCGGCAAGCTGCATCAGGCCGGGGTGACCAACGCATTTGTCGAACAGGCCTCCGTCGGAGGCAAGCAGCAGTACCGTCTGCGGGTGGGGCCATTCCCCTCGCGCGAGGCGGCACAGGCGGCCCAGGCGCGTTTGCGCACCTTGGGCTATGACAATGGTTTCATTGCCGCCCAATAG
- the folC gene encoding bifunctional tetrahydrofolate synthase/dihydrofolate synthase, whose protein sequence is MSSVRTPDASATLSDWLQYLESIHATAIDMGLDRVREVAGRMGLELPGVKFVVGGTNGKGSTCAMLEAILLAAGYKVGLYTSPHLIDFNERARVNGQIATDGELIAQFQAVEAARGDVSLTYFEFTTLAILRLFSQSRLDAIVLEVGLGGRLDAVNIVDADCSIVTSVDLDHTDWLGDTREKIGFEKAHIYRSGRPAICSDPVPPQSLLDYVEEIGADLWLFGRDFNYSGDRQQWAFGGREQRRSAMAYPALRGANQLLNASAALAALESVRDRLPVQQQAVRLGLLQASLPGRFQILPGQPTVILDVAHNPHAAAVLAQNLDNMGFHPYTHAVFGMLNDKDLAGVVAKLGSRVDHWYCAGLPGPRGTPGQALADQVAVALPPSPAGSESPSIVAYADPAQAYAAARERAGENDRIVVFGSFLTVASVLQALGRKA, encoded by the coding sequence ATGTCTTCTGTACGTACGCCTGACGCTTCCGCTACCTTGTCCGATTGGTTGCAGTACCTGGAGTCCATCCACGCCACCGCGATCGACATGGGCCTGGACCGGGTGCGCGAGGTTGCCGGGCGCATGGGCCTGGAGCTCCCCGGCGTGAAGTTCGTCGTCGGCGGCACCAACGGCAAGGGCTCCACCTGTGCCATGCTGGAAGCCATCCTGCTGGCCGCGGGCTACAAGGTCGGCCTGTATACGTCCCCCCATCTCATCGATTTCAACGAGCGCGCCCGCGTCAATGGCCAGATCGCCACGGACGGCGAACTGATCGCCCAGTTCCAGGCGGTCGAGGCGGCGCGGGGCGACGTCTCGCTGACTTACTTCGAATTCACCACTCTGGCCATTCTGCGCCTGTTCTCCCAATCCAGGCTCGACGCCATCGTCCTGGAAGTGGGGCTGGGCGGCCGCCTGGACGCCGTGAACATCGTCGATGCGGATTGCTCCATCGTCACCAGCGTCGACCTGGACCACACCGACTGGCTGGGCGACACGCGCGAGAAAATCGGCTTCGAAAAAGCCCATATCTACCGCAGCGGCCGGCCCGCCATCTGCAGCGATCCGGTGCCGCCGCAATCGCTGCTGGACTACGTCGAGGAGATCGGCGCGGATCTGTGGCTCTTCGGGCGCGACTTCAACTACTCGGGCGACCGCCAGCAATGGGCCTTTGGCGGCCGCGAGCAGCGCCGCAGCGCGATGGCCTATCCGGCCCTGCGCGGCGCGAACCAGCTGCTGAATGCCTCGGCCGCGCTGGCTGCCCTGGAATCCGTGCGCGATCGCCTGCCGGTGCAGCAGCAGGCCGTGCGCCTGGGGTTGCTGCAGGCCTCGCTGCCTGGCCGCTTCCAGATCCTGCCGGGTCAGCCCACCGTGATCCTGGACGTGGCGCACAATCCGCACGCCGCGGCCGTGCTGGCGCAGAACCTGGACAATATGGGCTTCCACCCGTACACGCATGCGGTGTTCGGCATGCTGAACGACAAGGATCTGGCTGGCGTGGTGGCCAAGCTGGGCTCGCGCGTGGATCACTGGTACTGCGCGGGCCTGCCCGGGCCGCGCGGCACTCCGGGCCAGGCGCTGGCGGACCAGGTCGCCGTCGCGCTGCCCCCGTCGCCGGCAGGAAGCGAAAGCCCCAGTATCGTGGCCTACGCCGATCCGGCCCAGGCCTACGCGGCAGCGCGCGAACGGGCAGGGGAGAATGATAGAATCGTGGTGTTCGGATCGTTTCTCACCGTAGCCTCGGTTTTGCAGGCTCTGGGTCGCAAGGCATAG
- a CDS encoding cupin domain-containing protein, whose protein sequence is MTQKKTPAWLVREADVPGYHPANHTGTLNRRLIGPDTVGARGVEVLLGVIDKGKGALPHAHPGIEQVCYLISGTARAQVQDEWADMGPGDCCYFPPDIPHVFTVTSEEPARLLVIYTPPYEESPDRVIRDFPATPPAA, encoded by the coding sequence ATGACCCAGAAGAAAACCCCGGCATGGCTGGTGCGGGAGGCCGACGTGCCTGGTTACCACCCCGCAAACCACACCGGCACCCTCAACCGCCGGCTGATCGGCCCGGACACGGTCGGCGCCCGCGGCGTCGAAGTGCTGCTGGGCGTGATCGACAAGGGCAAAGGCGCGCTGCCGCACGCGCACCCCGGCATCGAGCAGGTCTGTTATCTGATCTCGGGAACGGCGCGCGCCCAGGTACAGGACGAATGGGCCGACATGGGGCCGGGGGACTGCTGCTACTTCCCGCCCGACATTCCCCACGTCTTTACCGTGACGAGCGAAGAGCCCGCGCGCCTGCTGGTGATCTACACGCCGCCGTACGAAGAATCCCCCGATCGCGTGATCCGCGACTTTCCGGCGACACCCCCTGCCGCTTGA